A region from the Medicago truncatula cultivar Jemalong A17 chromosome 6, MtrunA17r5.0-ANR, whole genome shotgun sequence genome encodes:
- the LOC11415060 gene encoding CASP-like protein 4D1, giving the protein MVSKAVINSMLVLRIITLAASVTTVALLVTNTAKFDDDTNMKFQDLISYRFVVAVAAIAGAYCIVQLPFSIYYAVQQKRLIRNGFLPEFDFYGDKVISALLATAIGAGFAISIEFKRFFDQIFDASGVSKDDATRSTNNKFYVRGIVASSVLLVAFLAMFVVSVLSSFNRNKKGIFG; this is encoded by the exons ATGGTGTCCAAAGCTGTGATCAACTCAATGCTTGTGCTTAGGATAATCACACTTGCAGCCTCAGTAACAACCGTGGCCTTACTTGTTACTAACACTGCCAAATTTGATGATGATACAAATATGAAATTTCAAGACCTCATTTCATACAG GTTTGTAGTCGCTGTTGCAGCAATTGCTGGTGCATATTGTATAGTGCAGCTACCATTTTCCATATACTATGCTGTTCAGCAGAAGAGATTGATACGCAATGGATTCTTGCCAGAATTTGACTTCTATGGAGACAAG GTAATAAGTGCGCTTTTGGCCACAGCCATTGGTGCAGGTTTTGCAATTTCGATCGAATTTAAAAGGTTCTTCGACCAAATATTTGACGCATCGGGTGTTTCAAAGGACGATGCAACGAGGAGCACAAACAATAAGTTTTATGTTCGTGGAATTGTTGCTTCAAGTGTTCTTTTAGTTGCATTCCTTGCCATGTTTGTGGTTTCTGTCCTTTCCTCCTTCAATCGAAACAAAAAAGGCATTTTTGGGTGA